In one Asterias amurensis chromosome 9, ASM3211899v1 genomic region, the following are encoded:
- the LOC139942237 gene encoding uncharacterized protein, translating to MHRIMYKLARIVCFFATTAVFLFKGCVPSPVHNQHYIFDVVFDEDFNPRSDSAHHRERRGAMTGRGNSLDTWACETVTSLPDDIRAEFPLDPFYRKYTHAYGIPIISSDNTGDAAVIRACYTVRFLLADRKDIRDSMFDQYGRVGVIAKSERTTEIPEHSHLNSDFIDNRARGLGGIPSIPITTNAEENLLCLFFEDRWFLEDVLVHEFAHSIHLISLDKIDPSFSETLASVYTMAKEDNLFPNTYAISKRTEYFAEGVQSFFNVQTCTSFQDGVHNNICTRDALMDYDPRLYNLIAQVFPCKNVLVDRCETNQTLAANQVMKRNCDISATTAVPTTASTTNGTQTTNAGTTPSSTVDATTAPTTPSSTVDVTTAPTTPSSTVDVTTAPTTPSSTVDTTTAPTTPSSTVDVTTAPTTPSSTVEVTRAPTTPNSTDSVSETSAVSVTETSTENVTQVDTGCESQPCTNAGVCIPSLNDGFSCNCTQSWTGETCEYDRNECKEKTIMEECSAKGLMCINQLDGYTCRCPFGEYKTGNMANCKQGTIYGLTILIIQYESHPAKFTNDLHNSSSVEFLAHQGRMQIALNEAFGSLPGFIDASVLSFFNGSIGVEAAVTYDSMSTVTQDDIQQIISTGTPFMGSDYKADLNNTIVQPVCMDGFCFNGGTCELSMEQATSICECPFGFNGDRCEIQTVTVEMTTEQIPDSSSTLVIVVMVFSLIAVVICVLLIIQCSRWRRELDVKSISTGCVEGRGKYSKGSQEKVTL from the exons ATGCATCGCATTATGTATAAGTTGGCGCGGATTGTCTGTTTCTTCGCAACAACTGCAGTGTTTCTATTCAAGGGATGTGTACCGTCGCCCGTGCACAATCAACATTATATTTTTG ATGTTGTCTTTGACGAGGACTTTAACCCACGGTCTGACAGTGCTCATCACCGTGAGCGTCGTGGGGCTATGACAGGGCGGGGTAATTCTCTCGACACCTGGGCCTGCGAGACGGTCACCTCGCTACCCGATGATATCCGTGCCGAGTTTCCCTTGGACCCGTTCTACAGGAAGTACACCCACGCCTATGGTATCCCCATCATATCATCTGATAATACCGGGGATGCGGCCGTGATCCGTGCTTGCTACACGGTAAGATTTCTCTTAGCGGATCGTAAGGACATTAGGGATTCCATGTTTGACCAGTACGGCCGGGTTGGGGTGATTGCTAAATCGGAACGCACAACTGAAATACCGGAACATAGCCATCTTAACAGTGATTTCATCGATAACCGGGCACGTGGGCTAGGCGGTATACCTAGCATTCCAATAACCACGAACGCAGAGGAGAAtcttttgtgtcttttttttgAAGATCGCTGGTTTTTGGAGGATGTCCTTGTCCATGAATTCGCACATTCAATTCACCTCATCTCCCTGGACAAAATAGACCCATCTTTTTCCGAAACCTTGGCAAGTGTCTACACCATGGCTAAAGAGGACAATCTGTTTCCCAATACGTATGCCATCAGCAAGAGAACAGAATATTTCGCAGAAGGGGTGCAGTCATTCTTCAACGTTCAGACGTGTACCTCGTTTCAGGACGGCGTACATAACAACATCTGTACGCGAGACGCATTGATGGACTACGATCCACGGCTGTACAATCTCATTGCACAGGTTTTCCCTTGCAAGAATGTTCTCGTGGATCGCTGTGAAACCAACCAGA CGCTTGCAGCCAATCAGGTAATGAAAAGAAACTGCGATATCTCCGCCACGACCGCGGTTCCAACCACAGCTTCCACCACGAACGGAACGCAAACAACAAACGCCGGAACCACGCCCAGCTCCACGGTCGACGCCACTACGGCGCCTACAACACCCAGCTCCACGGTCGACGTCACTACGGCGCCTACAACACCCAGCTCCACGGTCGACGTCACTACGGCGCCTACAACACCCAGCTCCACGGTCGACACCACTACGGCGCCTACAACACCCAGCTCCACGGTCGACGTCACTACGGCGCCTACAACACCCAGCTCCACGGTCGAAGTCACTAGAGCGCCTACAACGCCCAACTCCACGGACAGCGTTTCGGAAACAAGTGCAGTGTCCGTCACCGAAACAAGCACGGAAAATGTCACACAAG TTGATACAGGTTGTGAAAGTCAACCATGCACAAATGCCGGCGTCTGTATTCCGTCCCTCAATGACGGTTTCTCGTGTAATTGCACTCAGAGCTGGACGGGTGAAACATGCGAGTATG ATAGGAATGAATGCAAGGAGAAGACAATCATGGAGGAGTGTTCAGCCAAAGGATTAATGTGCATCAATCAATTAGATGGCTACACCTGTCGCTGCCCCTTTGGTGAATACAAAACTGGAAACATGGCCAATTGCAAAC AGGGAACGATATATGGCCTGACTATTTTAATTATTCAATACGAGTCTCATCCTGCCAAATTCACCAACGATCTGCACAATTCTTCATCTGTGGAGTTTCTGGCGCATCAAGGACGGATGCAAATCGCG CTCAATGAAGCTTTTGGCTCCCTGCCTGGATTCATAGACGCCAGTGTGTTATCGTTCTTCAATGGGAGCATTGGTGTCGAGGCGGCGGTCACGTACGATTCTATGTCTACAGTGACTCAGGACGACATACAACAAATCATTTCAACAGGTACTCCTTTCATGGGATCGGACTACAAAGCTGATCTGAACAATACTATAGTGCAACCAG TCTGTATGGATGGGTTTTGCTTCAATGGTGGAACGTGTGAACTTAGCATGGAACAGGCAACCAGTATCTGCGA ATGTCCGTTCGGATTTAATGGAGACAGGTGTGAAATACAAACCGTCACAG TGGAGATGACAACTGAACAAATACCGGATTCATCAAGCACCCTTGTGATTGTAGTCATGGTATTTTCCCTGATTGCTGTTGTGATTTGCGTCCTACTCATAATACAGTGTTCAAGATGGCGGCGAGAACTTGATGTTAAATCGATTTCGACCGGTTGCGTTGAAGGA AGAGGCAAGTACTCCAAAGGATCGCAAGAAAAGGTCACATTGTAG